GGGATCATCCGGGTGCCCAGCACCAGGAGTGGCGCCAGCAGGAAGGCGGGCATCATGAGGACCGCGCCCCACCAGAAATGGTCCACGAGCCAGCCGCCCACGATCGGGCCGAGTGCTGCGCCGCCGGAGAAGAAGGCCGCCCAGATGGCGATGGCCAGCCGGCGCTGGTTGTTGTCCGTGAAGATGTTCCGGATCAGGGACAGGGTGCTCGGCATGAGGGTCGCGCCGAAGAGGCCGAGGGCCGCACGTCCGGCGATCAGGGCGCCGGCGGTGGGCGAGAAGGCCGCCGCGATGGAGGCCAGGCCGAAGCCGGCGCTGCCGATCATGAGGAGCTTCCGGCGTCCGATGCGGTCACCCAGATTGCCCATGGCCACGAGAAGCGCGGCCAGGACGAGCGGGTAGGCGTCGATGATCCAGAGGAGTTCCACGCCGCTCGCCTGCAGGGAGCTGGCGATGGCGGGGAGTGCGAAAGTGAGGGCGGTGTTGTCCACTGCCACGAGCAGCACGGGCACCATGAGCAGTGCCAGGGCCGCCCACTTCTGCCATGGCGCCGTCCCGTTGCTCGTGTTCTGAGTCAAGGTCTTGGTCGTCATGATCATAACTGTACCGTCTGGACTGTATAGTTTCAATCCGGGCGTCATCCTCCCGCGCCGTCACCGAACCATGCAGAATGGAAGCCATGTCACGAAAGCCCGTAGCCAGGAACGCCGTCCTCGACGCCTTCGAATCGATGCTGATCGAAGTGGGGGAGCGGGGCGCCACCCTGGATGCGGTGGCTGCGCGCGCGGGGGTCTCCAAGGGCGGTCTGCTCTACCACTACCCGAACAAGGAAGCGCTGGTCGCAGCCCTCCTGGACCGCTTCGACGCCCTGGCCCAGGAGGAGATCGAGGCCATGAAGACGGCTCCGGAAGGCGCGGGCGTGTACTTCATCAAGGAGGCCATCTGGGACGGTGGACCTCTGGACCGCTCCTTCGTCGCCGCGACCCGCCTCGCGGAAGTGGCCCATGCCGAGACCCAGCGCCGCTTCGCGAGGATCCAGAAGCAGTGGCTCGAGGTCCTCACGGAGGAACTCGGCGAGGACCTGGCCCGCGCCGTCCGGTACATGTCCGACGGGCTGTACTTCAACGCGGTCCTGGAGAACGGCGGCGGTCAGGAGATGGACCGTGCCAAGACCGACGCCGAGGTGCAGAGCCTCCTGCGGGTGCTCGAGCTGGTCCGTGGCAAGATCTGAGCCCACCGGCTCCGCCCCGTTTGCCCTCCCAGGCCGCAGGGGAGACAATTGAAGTTGTGACTGCTATCACCGCGGTCATGCACAAGTGAATAAGCCATCGATCCGCGGCGGGAGAGTCCTGCGAACGGGTATTACGCAGGCGCCGTAGGAGCAAAACCTCCCCAGGAATCTCTCAGGCCCCCGTACCGCCGCGCCGAGGCAACTCTGGAAAGCAGCCGGACATCCGGCTCACCGACGGTGCAGGTGCCCGCCCTCAGTGGTGGGTATGAAAACTCTCAGGTCCCACACAGAGCGGGGAGGAGCCCAACCCGTTCCGGCGTACCATTCGCCGGCCAAGCACTGGAGTTCCTTCGTGACGAATCCCTCCGCCGTCCTTGATCTGGCGAAGTCCGGCAGCTTCGTGGACCGCCACATCGGCTCACGCCGTCAGACCGAGATCGACACCATGCTGCAGGCCGTGGGCTACAGCTCGGTCGACGCCCTGGTCAACACCGCGGTCCCGGATGACATCAAGCAGCCCACCCCGCTCACGCTGCGCCCGGCACTTTCCGAGGTCGAGGTCCTCGCCGAGCTGCGCCGCCTGGCCTCGCTCAACAAGACCGCCGTCCAGCTCATCGGCCAGGGCTACTACGACACCGTCACGCCCGCCGTGATCCGCCGGAACATCCTCGAGGCGCCGGCCTGGTACACCGCGTACACCCCGTACCAGCCCGAGATCTCCCAGGGCCGTCTCGAAGCGCTCCTGAACTTCCAGACCATGGTCCAGGACCTCGTCGGCCTGCCCATCGCGAACGCCTCCCTGCTGGACGAAGGCACCGCCGTCGTCGAGGCCGTCCTGCTCATGCGCCGCGCGAACAAGGCGAAGGAAGCCGCCGACGGCAAGACCGTGCTCGACGCCGACCTCCTCCCGCAGACCATCGCCCTCGTGAAGGGCCGCGCCGAGGCCCTCGGCTTCGAGGTCGAGGTCGCGGACCTGTCCGCCGGCCTTCCGGAAGGCGCCATCAACGGCATCGTGCTGCAGCAGCCCGGCGTCTCCGGCAAGGTCTTCGACCACGCGCCGGTCATCGCCGCCGCCAAGGAACGCGGCGCCATGGTCACCGTCGCCGCCGACCTGCTCTCCCTCACCCTCATCACCCCTCCGGGCGAGCAGGGCGCGGACATCGCCGTCGGCAGCGCCCAGCGCTTCGGCGTCCCGCTGTTCTTCGGCGGCCCGCACGCCGCGTACATGGCCGTCCGCAAGGGCCTCGAGCGCTCCCTGCCGGGCCGTCTGGTCGGCGTCTCCAAGGACGACGCCGGCACCCCGGCCTACCGTCTGGCCCTTCAGACCCGCGAGCAGCACATCCGCCGC
Above is a window of Arthrobacter sp. Y-9 DNA encoding:
- a CDS encoding TetR/AcrR family transcriptional regulator, whose amino-acid sequence is MSRKPVARNAVLDAFESMLIEVGERGATLDAVAARAGVSKGGLLYHYPNKEALVAALLDRFDALAQEEIEAMKTAPEGAGVYFIKEAIWDGGPLDRSFVAATRLAEVAHAETQRRFARIQKQWLEVLTEELGEDLARAVRYMSDGLYFNAVLENGGGQEMDRAKTDAEVQSLLRVLELVRGKI